The proteins below are encoded in one region of Candidatus Omnitrophota bacterium:
- a CDS encoding UDP-N-acetylmuramoyl-L-alanyl-D-glutamate--2,6-diaminopimelate ligase, whose product MKLKDLLKDVEYKAQSEFPRGLDIDIKGVSSDSKTAGKDHLFIAVSGVNFDGHKFANEAVDKGASAVVLEKDTALPEGVARIFVRDSRAAAPKIANNFSGRPIEKLTCVGITGTNGKTTISYLMDSIISAAAHKAGIIGTISYRIGKRLIPATNTTPGPVELYGFMGEMVRNGSDYLVMEVSSHALDQNRVGGIDFSAAIFTNLTGDHLDYHKTFDGYFRAKSRLFEGLKDGAYAVINIDDEWGRKLVKASKGKVVTYGTKLVADYLASDIKLSLDGTRFTINSPKGGLKVNSKLIGLHNVYNMTAAAACGMSLGFLVDEVKSGLENLTAVPGRLEPVDCGQPFKIFVDYAHTDDALYNVLSALKPLIAKKIIVVFGCGGDRDRTKRPRMGKAASEMADLVIVTSDNPRSEEPEAIIAEITAGISKKNYKVVTDRLKAIEEALSAAREGDCVLIAGKGHETYQILKNTTVAFDDREIAKKICITQKIS is encoded by the coding sequence ATGAAACTCAAAGACCTGTTAAAAGACGTCGAGTATAAGGCGCAGTCGGAATTCCCGCGCGGCCTCGATATCGACATTAAAGGCGTCTCAAGCGATTCCAAGACAGCCGGGAAAGACCATCTTTTTATCGCGGTCTCCGGCGTGAACTTCGACGGCCATAAGTTCGCGAACGAGGCCGTTGACAAAGGCGCCTCCGCCGTCGTCCTGGAAAAAGATACAGCGCTTCCCGAAGGCGTCGCAAGGATATTCGTCAGGGACTCGAGGGCAGCGGCGCCGAAGATAGCCAATAATTTCTCCGGCAGGCCTATCGAGAAACTGACCTGCGTCGGGATAACCGGCACAAACGGCAAGACGACGATATCGTATCTGATGGATTCCATCATCTCGGCCGCGGCCCACAAGGCCGGCATCATAGGGACGATAAGTTACAGGATAGGAAAGCGCCTCATACCCGCGACGAACACCACGCCCGGGCCTGTCGAACTCTACGGTTTCATGGGCGAGATGGTAAGGAACGGCAGCGATTACCTCGTGATGGAGGTCTCGTCGCACGCCCTCGACCAGAACAGGGTAGGCGGCATAGATTTCTCCGCGGCTATATTCACCAACCTTACCGGAGACCACCTCGATTACCATAAGACGTTCGACGGATATTTCAGGGCGAAATCCCGCCTCTTTGAAGGGCTTAAGGACGGCGCGTATGCCGTGATAAATATAGACGATGAGTGGGGCAGGAAACTCGTCAAGGCCTCAAAAGGGAAGGTCGTGACATACGGGACGAAACTCGTCGCCGATTATCTCGCTTCGGATATAAAGCTTTCGTTGGACGGGACGAGGTTCACTATAAATTCGCCGAAGGGTGGCCTGAAGGTGAATTCAAAACTCATCGGCCTGCACAACGTCTATAATATGACCGCCGCTGCCGCCTGCGGCATGAGCCTCGGGTTTTTGGTCGATGAGGTCAAGAGTGGGTTAGAGAACCTCACGGCCGTCCCTGGCAGGCTCGAGCCGGTCGACTGCGGCCAGCCTTTCAAGATATTCGTGGATTACGCGCATACGGATGACGCGCTGTATAATGTCCTCTCTGCGTTAAAACCCCTTATTGCGAAAAAGATAATCGTGGTATTCGGCTGCGGCGGGGACCGCGACAGGACAAAACGGCCGCGGATGGGGAAGGCGGCGAGCGAGATGGCGGATCTCGTCATCGTGACATCCGATAACCCGCGCAGCGAGGAGCCGGAGGCGATAATCGCCGAGATAACCGCGGGGATATCAAAGAAGAATTACAAAGTGGTAACGGACAGGTTGAAGGCCATAGAGGAGGCCCTTTCCGCGGCGAGGGAAGGGGATTGCGTCCTCATAGCCGGCAAAGGCCACGAGACTTACCAGATATTGAAGAATACGACCGTGGCTTTCGATGACAGGGAGATCGCGAAAAAGATTTGTATAACACAAAAGATATCTTAG
- a CDS encoding penicillin-binding transpeptidase domain-containing protein — MYTRAHKTRLNAVFSFFIILLSILLIRVLYLQLARSYSLTLLAKKQHTAAIELQPTRGTIYDRNMRPLAVSLNMESVFADNRVIADKKAAAKRLAQAMGLSEQFVYQRINRDKGFVWIKRKLSPAESARVKALKIKGIDFLKESKRVYPNNSLASQIVGYAGTDNKGLEGLELKDDGYLKGSPGYRATYRDARRREIASFEYEYYPAADGLDLVLTIDDIIQHIAERELDWAVKKFHPIGACIIVMDPNNGDILAMSSRPTYDLNAFQRASAESRRNRAVTDMYEPGSIFKIVTASAALEEKKVGLKDRFFCENGAWSHGGGKVLHDHTGHGWLTFREVIEKSSNIGTVKVALKLGGNNLYTYVRKFGFGDMTGIDLPGEVPGFIRPPSQWSGTSIYAIPMGQEISVTPMQMGCAMSVIANGGKLVKPRVIQAIQDKHGEIIKEFPPAAVRETLSEGTAATMRDILSGVVADGTGKLAQVEGYDVAGKTGTSQKIENGAYSHSKFIGSFVGFAPAKDPKIVVVVMLDQPHPQYYGGVVAAPVFSRVVKDTLRYLEIKPQSITEVKRPVELQSIED; from the coding sequence GTGTATACAAGAGCCCACAAGACCCGCCTAAACGCGGTATTTTCTTTTTTTATAATTTTATTAAGCATCCTTTTAATCCGCGTTCTGTACCTTCAGCTCGCCAGGTCCTACAGCCTCACCCTCCTAGCCAAGAAACAGCACACTGCGGCAATAGAACTCCAGCCTACCCGGGGCACTATCTACGACAGGAACATGAGGCCGTTGGCCGTCTCGCTCAACATGGAATCCGTCTTCGCTGACAACAGGGTGATAGCGGATAAGAAGGCCGCGGCGAAAAGGCTCGCCCAGGCGATGGGCCTGAGCGAACAATTCGTCTACCAGCGGATAAACAGGGACAAGGGTTTCGTCTGGATCAAACGCAAATTAAGCCCCGCCGAATCGGCCAGGGTAAAGGCGCTCAAGATAAAAGGCATAGATTTCCTGAAGGAGTCGAAGAGGGTATACCCGAACAATTCCCTCGCCAGCCAGATAGTCGGCTATGCAGGCACCGACAACAAAGGCCTCGAGGGGCTCGAACTCAAAGACGACGGGTACCTTAAAGGCTCGCCCGGATACAGGGCCACTTACAGGGACGCCCGCCGCCGCGAGATAGCGTCCTTTGAGTACGAATATTACCCCGCGGCAGACGGCCTCGACCTCGTCCTCACAATAGACGACATAATACAGCATATCGCCGAGCGGGAGCTCGACTGGGCCGTGAAAAAATTCCACCCGATAGGCGCGTGCATAATCGTCATGGACCCGAATAACGGCGACATCCTCGCGATGTCAAGCAGGCCCACCTACGACCTTAACGCTTTCCAGCGCGCAAGCGCGGAGAGCAGGCGCAACCGGGCCGTCACCGATATGTATGAGCCCGGCTCGATATTCAAGATAGTCACGGCATCGGCGGCGCTTGAGGAGAAGAAGGTCGGCCTCAAGGACAGGTTCTTCTGCGAGAACGGCGCCTGGAGCCACGGCGGCGGAAAGGTGCTGCACGACCACACCGGGCACGGTTGGCTCACCTTCAGGGAGGTAATCGAGAAGTCATCCAACATCGGGACGGTCAAGGTCGCCTTAAAGCTCGGAGGGAACAACCTTTATACCTACGTCAGGAAATTCGGGTTCGGCGATATGACCGGTATCGACCTGCCCGGCGAAGTCCCCGGGTTCATACGGCCCCCTTCCCAATGGTCCGGCACATCGATATACGCGATACCGATGGGCCAGGAGATAAGCGTCACCCCGATGCAGATGGGGTGCGCCATGTCGGTCATCGCCAACGGCGGCAAACTCGTGAAGCCGCGCGTGATCCAGGCTATACAGGACAAGCACGGCGAAATAATAAAAGAATTCCCGCCGGCCGCCGTAAGGGAGACGCTCTCGGAGGGCACGGCCGCGACGATGAGGGATATATTAAGCGGCGTCGTAGCCGACGGGACCGGCAAGCTCGCGCAAGTAGAGGGTTATGATGTCGCGGGAAAGACAGGGACTTCCCAGAAGATCGAGAACGGCGCATATTCGCATTCCAAATTCATAGGCTCGTTCGTCGGGTTCGCCCCGGCAAAAGACCCGAAGATCGTGGTCGTGGTGATGCTAGACCAGCCGCATCCGCAGTATTACGGGGGCGTGGTCGCCGCGCCGGTCTTCAGCAGGGTCGTAAAGGATACCTTAAGGTACCTGGAGATTAAGCCGCAGAGTATAACCGAGGTCAAGAGGCCGGTCGAGCTCCAGAGCATAGAGGATTGA
- the rsmH gene encoding 16S rRNA (cytosine(1402)-N(4))-methyltransferase RsmH, with the protein MSGEIIHKPVLLKEVIEALAPAPGKTIVDCTLGLGGHAEAILEKITPGGRLVGIDRDGEALEIAKERLRRFGETDILLMQGNFGDLKAIFEKSNIERADGILLDLGVSSMQFDKAERGFSFRYDAPLDMRMDKGAELTAEEMVNRYPEADLSRIIYEYGEERFSRRIAKAIVERRKEGRIDTTAKLVDVIMRAVPYKGKHGRVHPATRTFQALRIAVNDELEALGKALDDAIGLLASSGAICVISYHSLEDRIVKNKFKEAKANKVLDILNKKPLTPGDGEIGENPRSRSAKLRAARRV; encoded by the coding sequence ATTAGCGGGGAGATAATACATAAGCCCGTTCTTTTAAAAGAAGTAATTGAGGCGCTCGCGCCGGCGCCGGGAAAGACTATCGTCGATTGCACGCTCGGGCTCGGCGGACACGCCGAGGCGATACTGGAGAAAATAACCCCCGGCGGCAGATTGGTAGGGATAGACAGGGACGGCGAAGCGCTTGAGATCGCTAAGGAGAGATTAAGGAGGTTCGGGGAGACTGACATCCTTTTAATGCAAGGCAACTTCGGTGACTTGAAAGCGATCTTTGAAAAATCGAATATCGAAAGAGCCGACGGCATCTTGTTGGATCTCGGCGTTTCTTCTATGCAGTTCGACAAGGCCGAAAGGGGATTCAGCTTCCGTTACGACGCTCCGCTGGATATGCGGATGGACAAGGGGGCTGAATTGACGGCGGAAGAAATGGTTAACCGCTACCCTGAAGCCGATCTGAGCCGGATCATATACGAATACGGCGAGGAAAGGTTCAGCCGCAGGATCGCGAAGGCGATCGTCGAACGGCGGAAGGAGGGCCGGATCGATACGACGGCCAAGCTCGTCGATGTCATCATGCGCGCCGTCCCTTATAAAGGCAAACACGGGAGGGTGCATCCGGCGACGAGGACTTTCCAGGCGCTGAGGATAGCGGTCAACGACGAATTGGAGGCCCTCGGAAAAGCGCTGGATGACGCGATAGGGCTGTTGGCTTCCTCGGGAGCGATATGCGTCATTTCGTATCATTCGCTCGAGGACAGGATCGTAAAGAACAAGTTTAAGGAAGCCAAGGCGAATAAGGTTTTGGATATTCTTAATAAGAAGCCCCTGACCCCCGGGGACGGGGAGATCGGGGAGAATCCGAGGTCGCGGAGCGCGAAGCTGCGGGCCGCGAGAAGGGTTTAG
- the mraZ gene encoding division/cell wall cluster transcriptional repressor MraZ produces MFYGEYEHTIDRKGRIIIPSKFRDVFKEQFAEKFYVTRGLDKCLFVFTEEEWKTQEQKFKSMSFTKADSRKFNRLFFSGAADITCDKQGRVLLPQYLKEYAGIKRDVMIVGVSNRIEIWSKEEWRKYYEGAAPSFEKTAENLLDLEEKG; encoded by the coding sequence ATGTTCTACGGCGAATACGAACATACTATCGACAGGAAGGGGAGGATCATCATACCTTCCAAGTTCCGCGACGTGTTCAAGGAACAGTTCGCCGAAAAGTTCTACGTCACCCGCGGCCTGGACAAGTGCCTCTTCGTCTTCACCGAGGAGGAGTGGAAGACCCAGGAACAAAAATTCAAGTCGATGTCGTTCACAAAGGCGGATTCGAGAAAATTCAACCGCCTGTTTTTTTCGGGCGCGGCCGACATCACCTGCGACAAACAGGGGAGGGTCCTTCTCCCGCAGTACCTCAAAGAATATGCCGGGATAAAGCGGGACGTCATGATAGTCGGCGTCTCGAACAGGATAGAGATATGGTCGAAAGAGGAGTGGCGCAAGTACTACGAGGGCGCCGCGCCGTCGTTCGAGAAGACCGCTGAGAATTTGCTGGACCTGGAAGAGAAAGGCTAA
- a CDS encoding PilT/PilU family type 4a pilus ATPase has protein sequence MDIKTIFRSMVDTGASDIFLKVGSPINFRIDGLLKAQGQDPLAEKDIRKMIDEVLNEGQKKAFEDNREIDFALNVEGIGRFRGSIFHQDGKPGAVFRFIKGKILSFDELNLPSKVLTKLSVEKRGLILVTGATGSGKSTTIASIIEYINQNLPSHVVTIEDPIEFTFTDKRSLIEQRELGIDTPSYLDALKHVMYQSPDVIFIGNIRDQDTMTAAMNAAETGQLVVSTIHSVNATQTVERVVNFYPPYQHEEIRMQLSLLLKGIIAQRLVPIKEGKGRIPACEIMLLTPTISSLIREGKTNELLQYIEEGNLFGMQTFDQCLAKFCLEKKISVEDARKFCDSEAILELALKGIKRTERGSPFSGR, from the coding sequence ATGGATATAAAGACAATCTTCAGGTCGATGGTCGATACGGGGGCTTCCGATATCTTTCTCAAGGTCGGGAGCCCGATTAATTTTAGGATAGACGGCCTGCTTAAGGCCCAGGGCCAGGACCCCCTCGCCGAAAAAGATATACGCAAGATGATCGACGAGGTCTTGAATGAAGGCCAGAAGAAGGCCTTCGAGGACAATCGCGAGATAGATTTCGCGTTGAACGTCGAGGGCATCGGCAGGTTCAGGGGCAGCATCTTCCACCAGGACGGGAAGCCGGGCGCGGTCTTCCGTTTTATCAAGGGCAAGATACTTTCGTTCGATGAATTGAACCTTCCCTCAAAAGTCCTGACGAAACTTTCGGTCGAGAAGCGCGGGTTGATCCTCGTGACCGGCGCCACCGGGAGCGGCAAGTCGACCACCATTGCGAGTATCATAGAATATATCAACCAGAACCTTCCCAGCCATGTCGTGACTATCGAAGACCCGATCGAGTTCACGTTTACCGACAAGAGATCATTGATAGAGCAGAGGGAGCTCGGCATCGACACGCCGTCATATCTCGATGCGCTTAAACATGTCATGTACCAGAGTCCGGACGTCATATTCATAGGCAATATCCGCGACCAGGATACAATGACCGCGGCGATGAACGCGGCCGAGACCGGTCAGTTGGTCGTATCGACTATACATTCGGTCAACGCGACCCAGACAGTCGAAAGGGTAGTCAATTTTTATCCGCCTTACCAGCACGAAGAGATAAGGATGCAGTTGTCGCTGCTCCTTAAGGGCATCATCGCGCAGAGGCTCGTCCCTATCAAAGAAGGAAAGGGGAGGATCCCCGCCTGCGAGATAATGCTTCTCACCCCCACGATCTCCTCCCTCATCAGGGAGGGAAAGACGAACGAGCTCCTGCAGTATATCGAGGAGGGCAACCTCTTCGGCATGCAGACGTTCGACCAGTGCCTCGCCAAGTTCTGCCTCGAGAAGAAGATCTCCGTAGAGGACGCCAGGAAGTTCTGCGATTCAGAAGCGATCCTCGAGCTCGCCCTCAAAGGCATCAAACGCACCGAGCGCGGCTCCCCATTCTCCGGACGGTAA
- a CDS encoding PilZ domain-containing protein encodes MGMESRAGARVSINATLTVDVDTGGKGNIRFLREPQKAVIADISAVGIGAVSPIFIPKGAALMIDMDAPAFMTEKPARIKGEVCYCRPGKDGKYRLGIKFADIDKAFLDKIKEYVEQNKDKAV; translated from the coding sequence ATGGGGATGGAAAGCCGCGCCGGCGCGCGCGTAAGCATAAACGCGACTCTCACGGTCGATGTGGATACGGGAGGGAAGGGGAATATCAGGTTCCTCCGCGAGCCGCAGAAAGCCGTGATAGCAGATATAAGCGCCGTCGGCATCGGGGCGGTCTCCCCGATATTCATTCCCAAGGGCGCCGCGTTGATGATCGATATGGACGCCCCGGCATTCATGACCGAGAAACCTGCCAGGATAAAAGGCGAGGTATGTTATTGCCGCCCCGGCAAAGACGGCAAGTACCGGCTGGGCATAAAGTTCGCAGATATAGATAAGGCGTTCCTCGACAAGATAAAAGAATATGTCGAGCAGAACAAAGACAAGGCCGTTTAG